A single genomic interval of Aphidius gifuensis isolate YNYX2018 linkage group LG6, ASM1490517v1, whole genome shotgun sequence harbors:
- the LOC122858718 gene encoding protein grindelwald isoform X2 — protein sequence MGKIEYKKMFYKLLVGLFLVGLVGATLDDPEGVKCGQKKCTIMEYCSPYDQQCRPCSNICDTEDHNHQADLCAKDCQVYLHDQRYVLRSELGQNGILREDPQIQSLWTIIKIISTVTALLFIIVLFFIIRDYVQFKRFRGKFGKIFGKTWKKKTLKNNKIHDDVETGSSKQQQQQQQQQKTLKLSMPTISASITSPTVLTTSSSSSQETNSSNGTPNTTSTPLSKRHPSEDTTLDYAYDNPAMTPSPETVQSRSKRESSF from the exons atgggaaaaattgaatataaaaaaatgttttataaattattagtgGGGTTGTTTTTAGTGGGGTTGGTCGGGGCAACTTTGGATGATCCTGAGGGTGTTAAGTGTGGTCAAAAAAAATGCACAATAATGGAATATTGCAGTCCTTATGATCAACAGTGTAGACCATGTTCAAATATTTGTGATACGGAGGATCATAATCATCAGGCTGATCTTTGTGCTAAAGATTGtcaag tatATCTTCACGATCAAAGATACGTATTACGTTCAGAGCTTGGACAAAATGGAATTCTACGAG aagatCCACAAATTCAATCACTCtggacaattattaaaataatatcaacagtAACAGCATTACTATtcataattgttttattttttataataagagACTATGTACAATTCAAAAGATTTCGTGGTAAATTCGGAAAAATATTTGGTAAAACTTGGAAAAAG aaaacattgaaaaataataaaatccatGATGATGTAGAAACTGGATcatcaaaacaacaacaacagcaacaacaacaacaaaaaacattaaaattatcaatgccAACAATAAGTGCGTCAATAACATCACCAACAGTtttaacaacatcatcatcatcatcgcaagaaacaaattcatcaaatgGTACACCAAACACAACAAGTACACCATTATCAAAACGTCATCCAAGTGAAGACACCACACTTGATTATGCATATGACAATCCAGCAATGACACCAAGTCCAGAAACTGTACAATCGCGATCCAAAAGAGAAAgctcattttaa
- the LOC122858718 gene encoding protein grindelwald isoform X1, producing the protein MGKIEYKKMFYKLLVGLFLVGLVGATLDDPEGVKCGQKKCTIMEYCSPYDQQCRPCSNICDTEDHNHQADLCAKDCQVYLHDQRYVLRSELGQNGILRDPQIQSLWTIIKIISTVTALLFIIVLFFIIRDYVQFKRFRGKFGKIFGKTWKKKTLKNNKIHDDVETGSSKQQQQQQQQQKTLKLSMPTISASITSPTVLTTSSSSSQETNSSNGTPNTTSTPLSKRHPSEDTTLDYAYDNPAMTPSPETVQSRSKRESSF; encoded by the exons atgggaaaaattgaatataaaaaaatgttttataaattattagtgGGGTTGTTTTTAGTGGGGTTGGTCGGGGCAACTTTGGATGATCCTGAGGGTGTTAAGTGTGGTCAAAAAAAATGCACAATAATGGAATATTGCAGTCCTTATGATCAACAGTGTAGACCATGTTCAAATATTTGTGATACGGAGGATCATAATCATCAGGCTGATCTTTGTGCTAAAGATTGtcaag tatATCTTCACGATCAAAGATACGTATTACGTTCAGAGCTTGGACAAAATGGAATTCTACGAG atCCACAAATTCAATCACTCtggacaattattaaaataatatcaacagtAACAGCATTACTATtcataattgttttattttttataataagagACTATGTACAATTCAAAAGATTTCGTGGTAAATTCGGAAAAATATTTGGTAAAACTTGGAAAAAG aaaacattgaaaaataataaaatccatGATGATGTAGAAACTGGATcatcaaaacaacaacaacagcaacaacaacaacaaaaaacattaaaattatcaatgccAACAATAAGTGCGTCAATAACATCACCAACAGTtttaacaacatcatcatcatcatcgcaagaaacaaattcatcaaatgGTACACCAAACACAACAAGTACACCATTATCAAAACGTCATCCAAGTGAAGACACCACACTTGATTATGCATATGACAATCCAGCAATGACACCAAGTCCAGAAACTGTACAATCGCGATCCAAAAGAGAAAgctcattttaa